Part of the Candidatus Brocadia sinica JPN1 genome, AAACACTGATATTCAAATCATTATCAACCAACGTAACTTCGATCGTGCTGTTCAACCCAACAGTACCCGATGGAGACACAGACAGGCTTCCTGTATTTGTCTGGAAAGCAACATTAGATGCCGTTGTCGCCAGGGTAGCGCCACCACTATATTCGCCACTGGAATTTAATGCATCATTATAACGGATGCGATATGTGCCGCCTGTAAACCCACCAATTCTGAACAGCTCTGATCCCGATACCGTGTCAAGGCGTCCTGTGCTCATATCGTTGCCGATTACCTGAACGAATGTCTTCCAGGGCGTGTAAAAACCCGTGTTAGTCATCTTTGTTACTGTCAGCCTATCGCTAGCCACACCGGTAATTTCCCGGATATCACTGAAAGAGCCGTCCGATACCCTTACAACAGAACCTGTGCCAAATACACTTGCTAATGCGGGATAATCTGTGCCCGCAGTACCCTGGAATATAATGGTTGACGTTCCCGTAGAATCAGCAAAAATAGATGTGCTATTCAAAGTCGATGTATTCGTTGTTACCCGCGCAGCTGTGCCATCAAAACCAATTGTACCTACAAACGTGCTGGAATTTGCGCCGGTCTCTACTATGGGCACTGCAATCCAGGATGTGCCATCTGGTGATATTTCCACCGTATTGTCAACGGCATCCGTCGTTGCAGTAAAGGACGCTGTCGATGCAGTGCTAAGGAAACTATCAGCAGTGGATGATTGTCCTCTTACAAGAGGTATTGCACTCGTTGACTCAGTACCAAGACTAAACGTGGAACTACCAAGAGACAACGGACTTCCAAATCCAGAGCCTGTCAATCCACTCCCGCTTGTTGGGATTACCCATACGAGGGAGTTATCACTATTAGAGATTCTAACAGACTGTGTGCCAATCGCAGAACCATCCGGATGAGACAAGCTAACTGTATTGCTCCCAATGCTTGAGAGACCTGTCCTTGAATATGCTTTTACGGATAGACGATCTCCCCTGCTGTTAGTCGTTGTTCCGTTCCATGATCCTGATGCGATTGATTCCCTGGATGAAGATGTGGAATTCAAGTTTCCATCAACAACGGTAATCACAAGGAAGTCGTTGATATCCACTGTGGTATTATCTACCGAAACAACCCCTGTCTCACCTGTTAAACCAAAGACCGTGCTGCTGGTAACGGTGCCTAAGGAACCGCCGCTATTCAGCTCATCCAAATATGAGGCCCTGATTGTATCGTTTGTACGAGGACCGGTCAAAATGAAACTACTAATTGAGGTAGCTGTGCCCGAGATTTCTGAGCCTGCTGTGCCTGTCGTCGTAGAAGTGCCTAAACCAGTGATTTGAACAAGGCAGAAGTTAGAACCATCAATTAACTTTTGCAGACCTCCGATAGTTGTTCCCATGCTAGAACTTGATGCGAGATCGCCGAAAGCAGAGGTATTTGTTCCGATGGCGACAACCCTTGTGGGTCCTAAAGAAGACGTTCCAAAACCTGTAAAATCACTACTCGCAGTAAATGCCAAAGCTTCGCTGACACTACTTCCAGTAGCTGTTCCTATTTTTATAAGGCCCAATCTACCTGAAGCGGCGTTTGTTTCAATAACACGAAAGGAAACAAACGGCGAAGTTCCCAAGGTGATAGTGCTACCGCTATAATCGGGCGTGGACCCCACTGTCAGATTACCCTGAGTTGTCACAGTTGTTGACCCATAAATCTTACCTGAAGCTGAGAAGATACCCGTATTTAGTCCCGTCTCAACAAGAAAGATGTTTTGGGTGAACACATCGTCTAATCTATTGCCGGTGGAAGGGTCAATAGCCTCGATCTCCACACGAGACGTAGCGGTGCCTGTAAGACCCAAAGTAAACCCATCCTGAAGACCAATAACATCTTTTATCCTTGGGTTTAAGTTTTTATCAGGGTCATTAACGTTTATGATAACGTTTTCGGGAATGGTGCCATTGTCAGGCCAATTATCACCCCATCCGGCGCCTGTTGTAAATGTTATTGTAGAATTAGGGGCGCCATGATAACTAACAGAGGCCGTGTCAAGGGTGGTTCCGCCATAAAGAAGCGCCAACGTGTCGCCTTCAGATACCTGGAGTATACCATCTTCAGAAGTCGTTGCATTTCCACCCTGGTTGCCAAGGCTCTTCAGATTCAGCCCGGTGACCCCGCTAGCGCTGTTAAGGAAACCAAACGCCGGAAATACATAGCTGCCTTCATAGGCCTCTACATATCCGGTGCTTGTGCCAATCCCTGTTTGGGTAGGCTGAGCATTGCCACTCGTAGTAAATACCGTTGTCGTAGCGCCTGTCTCCCTTAAAACAAATGCGATTGAGTTTGAACCTGCTTTTGCTGTAACTGTGATGGTATCTCTGTCTCCGGAAGTAACAGAACTATCTGTCACAGAAATAAATGCACGATCAAAATCGTTTGTGTTATTTTTTGGGGGCAAATAACTTTCCCTATCAAAACTACCCGTCGCTGCCATCGCATTTGAGACTATACTCAAGGCAAAGGCAACCACCAGCAAAAATACGCTGGCCATACAAAACCAACTTTTCTTTTTGCCACTTAATATTTTCGGTCTTTTCATATCTGTCACATCTCCTTTTTCTATTAAGACCATCAAGACCTAAACCAGAAACACATCAAAACCTTTGTAAAATCTTTTTCTATTCTTTAAACATCGAAAATACTACAAAAATACCTTTAAATCTCCCAATCAACTTTGACCCCTATTCATCTCTCCACCAACTCCTTTCCCTGAAAATTGATAGAACAAGAGATGGGAAAAACCAGCGCTGACTTGCTGCAAAAATTGCCATTCACTACAGAGTGCAAAGGCATGAATGAGCTGTAGCAAACGCTATAAATAAGCTGACATTGAACGCTTATCATTCCGAGCAAAGCAAGGAATCTTAGGATTTCTCAGTCGCTCTGCTCCTTCAAAATGACAACTTTCTTTTGTCGCGCACTATAAATAGCCTGATACACTTCTTTCCTTCGAGCTTGCTTATGGCTACCTTTGCAGGAGAATCAAGTGTTGTTTTCCCTATAGATACCTCCTTTCTTTAATAATATTCCCTAACGATCTAAATAAAATTTTTCATAAATACTATGGTACAGGCTATAATTGGTCACGGAAATATATCATGCAAATATATTACAGTCAACAAAAAAATTAAAAATTTCCACAGTAATGAGTTATGTTAGTTTTCTTTTAGTATTGGCACTTCATAATAATATTATGGTTTGACTTATCCTCGTCTTCTTGGTATTATTCCCCCCGGAGTTTTTTAAAGGTAAGCGATCTTTTCGCGGGGAGTAAGGATTCTCTTCGTTCTCCGACTGCGGTTTTAAAACTCCTTCACGCCCACTCAGACTATTTTCTGACATAGGCCTTTTATTCGTTTATTCCAAAATTCTGCTTGGAAACAAGTAAAAAACGAGACCCATTTGTAAAGACAAATTATACATTAATATCTTTTCAAAAATATTTTAATATTTTCAGCAAAAACCGGAATACCAGGTAATATCAAGACTTATAAGCTAATTTGTAATGTGACGAACTTTTAAAGTTTTTAGAAGACTAATCCGAACGAATCGAAAGAAAACCTATTATAATACAGGAGATTCCGAAACAAGTTCGGAATGACAAAACACGATTCGGAATGACA contains:
- a CDS encoding beta strand repeat-containing protein, with product MKRPKILSGKKKSWFCMASVFLLVVAFALSIVSNAMAATGSFDRESYLPPKNNTNDFDRAFISVTDSSVTSGDRDTITVTAKAGSNSIAFVLRETGATTTVFTTSGNAQPTQTGIGTSTGYVEAYEGSYVFPAFGFLNSASGVTGLNLKSLGNQGGNATTSEDGILQVSEGDTLALLYGGTTLDTASVSYHGAPNSTITFTTGAGWGDNWPDNGTIPENVIINVNDPDKNLNPRIKDVIGLQDGFTLGLTGTATSRVEIEAIDPSTGNRLDDVFTQNIFLVETGLNTGIFSASGKIYGSTTVTTQGNLTVGSTPDYSGSTITLGTSPFVSFRVIETNAASGRLGLIKIGTATGSSVSEALAFTASSDFTGFGTSSLGPTRVVAIGTNTSAFGDLASSSSMGTTIGGLQKLIDGSNFCLVQITGLGTSTTTGTAGSEISGTATSISSFILTGPRTNDTIRASYLDELNSGGSLGTVTSSTVFGLTGETGVVSVDNTTVDINDFLVITVVDGNLNSTSSSRESIASGSWNGTTTNSRGDRLSVKAYSRTGLSSIGSNTVSLSHPDGSAIGTQSVRISNSDNSLVWVIPTSGSGLTGSGFGSPLSLGSSTFSLGTESTSAIPLVRGQSSTADSFLSTASTASFTATTDAVDNTVEISPDGTSWIAVPIVETGANSSTFVGTIGFDGTAARVTTNTSTLNSTSIFADSTGTSTIIFQGTAGTDYPALASVFGTGSVVRVSDGSFSDIREITGVASDRLTVTKMTNTGFYTPWKTFVQVIGNDMSTGRLDTVSGSELFRIGGFTGGTYRIRYNDALNSSGEYSGGATLATTASNVAFQTNTGSLSVSPSGTVGLNSTIEVTLVDNDLNISVSTPQTTFNNTASITNVNEVGLGLPGTGTTANNSTFKNGFIAKQIFASRAASVSGSDFSNTANTVSLQLVETGANSGTFRGTFKLTNVTGSSTNNGVSPPVLKVSNGDNITVFYNDSPNATTENNLSSYTTVSVVGAGGVGSLNLSKQELFLNGDSAVVTLEDNDLNTTGGLDGAQVKITSSSDTTGFDLNLTETTGNSGIFQGTFSTGASTNQNATPQVIRAVANGTVIATYNDASPLQDVTKEASTKNFGAVLEFAADNVGLGGNAVVSLFDPETNTSIATANLVNVNIKSTTDSSGTTLRLTETGVDTGSFLGTIAVSSDSTLINTRIRAAVGDTLTTTFTDNPNADGGVSTVTDTSLVGEAVPTPTPGASPTPGVTPTPGVTPTPTGVGRILGQVTDSISGAGINGAAVSLDTGEQTVTSTVGGQDGVYSFDNVAVGDRTITAAATGYITNTKTVTVTDGGVADGRIELTPEVIVTPSPVASPTPPPQVGRILGQVTDSETSAGINGATVSLDTGEQTVTSTVGGQDGVYSFNDVAVGDRTITAAATGYITNTKTVTVTDGGVADGRIELTPGVTPTPTPPCEPVELDAEPEPLKLLREESATETVTVTCSNGEASPNRLITATTTSGKKRIVVSPPSALTDANGQAQFTITATKKTGNAKVRFRDAARKEVKDTITVKVRKK